A DNA window from Allokutzneria albata contains the following coding sequences:
- a CDS encoding serine/threonine-protein kinase: MLVADRYLLEDLPLGRGGMGAVYRGHDKHLDRRVAVKFLQLPGGPDDELERRFVREARILARLEHPGAPVLYDFGTVDHRLFQVMQFIEGVTVSDLVGELGPVPVPWAASIAAQACAVLAAAHALAICHRDLKPTNLMLCPDGSVKVLDFGLAVLRESDVAQFTRAGQLLGTPSYMAPEQIQRGVAGPPSDLYALGCVLHEMLTGQQLFTGPTAYAIFEKQVKQRPPAVLGVPRELDALVQQLLEKEPERRPADATELYERLRPFAVDLPPLPGFLSPPETPSPGRMYARMVGQAQPVHR; encoded by the coding sequence ATGCTCGTCGCCGACCGCTATCTGCTCGAAGACCTGCCGCTGGGGCGCGGTGGGATGGGCGCGGTGTACCGGGGGCACGACAAGCACCTGGACCGCAGGGTCGCGGTGAAGTTCCTGCAGCTGCCCGGCGGCCCCGACGACGAGTTGGAGCGCCGTTTCGTCCGCGAGGCGCGCATCCTGGCCCGGCTGGAGCACCCCGGCGCGCCAGTGCTCTACGACTTCGGCACCGTGGACCACCGGTTGTTCCAGGTGATGCAGTTCATCGAGGGCGTCACCGTCTCCGACCTCGTCGGCGAGCTGGGGCCCGTGCCCGTGCCGTGGGCCGCGTCGATCGCCGCGCAGGCGTGCGCGGTCCTCGCGGCGGCGCACGCGCTGGCGATCTGCCACCGCGATCTCAAGCCCACCAACCTGATGCTCTGCCCGGACGGCAGCGTGAAGGTCCTCGACTTCGGTCTCGCCGTGCTCCGCGAGAGCGACGTCGCCCAGTTCACCCGCGCGGGCCAGCTCCTCGGCACGCCGTCCTACATGGCCCCCGAGCAGATCCAGCGCGGTGTCGCCGGACCGCCGAGCGACCTCTACGCGCTGGGCTGCGTCCTGCACGAAATGCTGACGGGACAACAACTCTTCACCGGTCCCACGGCCTACGCGATCTTCGAGAAGCAGGTGAAGCAGCGACCGCCCGCCGTCCTCGGAGTGCCGCGGGAGCTCGACGCGCTGGTGCAGCAGTTGCTGGAGAAGGAACCCGAGCGCCGCCCGGCCGACGCCACCGAGCTGTACGAGCGGCTGCGGCCGTTCGCGGTGGACCTCCCACCGCTGCCCGGTTTCCTGAGCCCGCCCGAGACGCCGAGCCCCGGCCGGATGTACGCGCGCATGGTGGGCCAGGCCCAGCCGGTACACCGGTGA
- a CDS encoding HsdM family class I SAM-dependent methyltransferase: MNAEATVNAGEIARLVDVGRAAVSNWRRRHDDFPQPVGGTATSPLFSLREVEEWLRRNGKVYRLSTADRAWQRLRAAGDDLRLGELVASAAVLLLRDNGYFVPGEEPADAEALLELAKERGPAEALDLLCERYVEAHSRRLTVTSPEVAELMVRLAGADTGTVLDPACGLGTLLLSGSPARALGQDIDPSFARIASARLVLRGVDSDVVCADSLRQNGFPEAQADAVVCEPPFNDRAWGYAELTGDPRWEYGLPPRGEPELAWVQHCLAHVRPGGRVAILMPSAAASRRPGRRIRSNLLRAGALRAVVTLPVTGSDLWLLRRPEPQDRSPSHVVLLEAGADLSTVDLEAGELVRIIDLLDDDVDISPARHRGGGDRDLGREFSSALDRFRALAPAAEPALDVLARRRSLPTTTLGELVKAGLVSVRHSPARIGEGDRPVLTVDDLAEGREPTGRAGGPDLVTAEPGDVIASPLGVARVATMPVTLGAHLAAYRVDPERMDADFLAGALRAADHRAHLGSSRVDARRTQLPRLSIAEQRVYGAAFRRLAELADTVREAAAAGHALVRLGFDGLVEGSLGPRS; this comes from the coding sequence ATGAACGCAGAGGCCACGGTCAACGCCGGTGAGATCGCGCGCCTGGTCGACGTGGGCCGGGCCGCGGTGAGCAACTGGCGACGCCGCCACGACGACTTCCCGCAGCCGGTCGGCGGCACCGCGACCAGCCCGCTGTTCTCGCTCCGCGAGGTCGAGGAGTGGCTGCGCCGCAACGGGAAGGTCTACCGCCTGTCCACGGCCGACCGGGCCTGGCAGCGCCTGCGCGCGGCGGGCGACGACCTCCGGCTCGGCGAACTGGTCGCCTCGGCCGCCGTCCTCCTGTTGCGCGACAACGGTTACTTCGTTCCCGGCGAGGAGCCCGCCGATGCCGAAGCGCTCCTCGAACTCGCCAAGGAGCGCGGCCCGGCCGAAGCGCTGGACCTGCTCTGCGAACGCTACGTGGAGGCGCACTCCCGACGGCTCACGGTCACCTCGCCCGAGGTCGCCGAGCTGATGGTCCGCTTGGCGGGCGCGGACACCGGGACCGTGCTCGACCCCGCGTGCGGGCTCGGCACGTTGCTGCTCAGCGGCTCCCCCGCTCGCGCGCTCGGCCAGGACATCGACCCCTCCTTCGCCAGGATCGCGTCCGCGCGCCTGGTCCTGCGCGGGGTCGACTCGGACGTCGTGTGCGCTGATTCCTTGCGACAGAACGGTTTCCCGGAGGCACAGGCCGATGCCGTGGTGTGCGAACCGCCGTTCAACGACCGTGCGTGGGGCTACGCGGAGCTGACCGGTGACCCTCGGTGGGAGTACGGCCTGCCGCCACGCGGAGAACCGGAGCTGGCGTGGGTGCAGCACTGCCTCGCGCACGTGCGCCCCGGCGGACGCGTGGCGATCCTGATGCCCAGCGCCGCCGCGAGCCGCCGCCCGGGACGACGCATCCGGAGCAACCTGCTGCGCGCGGGGGCACTGCGCGCGGTGGTGACGCTCCCGGTCACAGGCTCGGACCTGTGGTTGCTGCGCAGGCCGGAACCCCAGGACCGGTCGCCCTCGCACGTGGTCCTGCTGGAGGCGGGCGCCGATCTGTCCACAGTGGACCTCGAAGCGGGCGAGCTGGTGCGCATCATCGACCTGCTCGACGACGACGTGGACATCAGCCCGGCCCGGCACCGCGGCGGCGGGGACCGGGACCTCGGCCGGGAGTTCTCCTCGGCGCTGGACCGCTTCCGCGCGCTGGCCCCGGCCGCGGAACCCGCGCTGGACGTGCTCGCGCGGCGCCGGTCGCTGCCGACCACGACGCTCGGCGAGCTGGTCAAGGCCGGGCTGGTCTCGGTCCGCCACTCCCCCGCCAGGATCGGTGAGGGCGACCGGCCGGTGCTGACCGTGGACGACCTCGCCGAGGGCCGGGAGCCGACCGGTCGCGCGGGCGGGCCCGACCTGGTGACGGCGGAGCCGGGCGACGTGATCGCCTCGCCGCTCGGCGTGGCGCGCGTGGCCACGATGCCGGTGACGCTGGGCGCGCACCTCGCGGCCTACCGCGTCGATCCCGAGCGGATGGACGCGGACTTCCTCGCCGGGGCGCTGCGCGCGGCCGACCACCGCGCCCACCTCGGATCCAGCCGGGTGGACGCCCGCCGAACCCAGCTGCCCCGGCTCTCCATCGCCGAGCAGCGCGTGTACGGGGCCGCCTTCCGCCGCCTCGCCGAACTGGCCGACACGGTCCGGGAGGCCGCGGCGGCCGGGCACGCGCTGGTCCGGCTAGGCTTCGACGGACTCGTCGAGGGCAGCCTGGGACCGAGGAGCTAG
- a CDS encoding PP2C family protein-serine/threonine phosphatase → MTHSLRVAIGSDPGPSRAENEDSALVSPRLLAVADGMGGHVYGEVASAAVIDALAALDTWATTVDLRERDTLALVRDGVAEAARRLDVMTETDPELRGMGTTVTALLWDGTGFAVAHVGDSRAYVLRDGRLRQLTHDHTMVQSLVDAGRITAEEAERHPRRSVLMRTLQAGNTFEPDLFRVEAQLGDRVLVCSDGLTDVVGDSAVRDALASAGGPDDAVHWLITLAVRAGGPDNITCVVADVVSDGTARADSGQLTVGAHRAFHSSSR, encoded by the coding sequence ATGACACACAGCTTGCGCGTCGCGATCGGCTCCGACCCCGGGCCGAGCCGGGCGGAGAACGAGGACTCCGCGCTGGTCAGCCCCCGTCTGCTCGCGGTGGCGGACGGGATGGGCGGCCACGTGTACGGCGAGGTGGCCAGCGCCGCCGTGATCGACGCCCTCGCCGCTCTCGACACCTGGGCCACCACCGTCGACCTGCGCGAACGGGACACGCTGGCGCTCGTCCGGGACGGCGTGGCCGAGGCGGCGCGCAGGCTGGACGTCATGACCGAGACCGACCCGGAGCTGCGGGGGATGGGCACGACGGTGACCGCGTTGCTCTGGGACGGCACCGGCTTCGCGGTGGCCCACGTCGGCGACTCGCGCGCCTACGTGCTGCGGGACGGCCGGCTCCGGCAGCTCACCCACGACCACACCATGGTCCAGTCCCTTGTGGACGCCGGGCGGATCACCGCGGAGGAGGCCGAGCGGCACCCGCGCCGGTCAGTGCTGATGCGCACCCTCCAGGCGGGCAACACCTTCGAGCCCGACCTGTTCCGCGTCGAGGCCCAGCTCGGCGATCGGGTCCTGGTGTGCTCGGACGGGCTGACCGACGTCGTCGGGGACTCCGCCGTGCGCGACGCGTTGGCCTCGGCGGGCGGACCGGACGACGCGGTGCACTGGCTGATCACACTGGCCGTGCGCGCGGGCGGTCCCGACAACATCACCTGCGTCGTCGCCGACGTGGTGTCCGACGGAACGGCGCGCGCGGACTCCGGTCAGCTCACCGTCGGAGCCCACCGAGCCTTCCACTCGTCATCGCGCTGA